The proteins below are encoded in one region of Stenotrophomonas bentonitica:
- a CDS encoding ATP-binding protein, whose amino-acid sequence MTLSSTFVTAPLPPQPVLLALFERINEGVLLFREDGTVAVANATVRAMLGQAETDGDAEAGSGLDPAKWLRQLLPPDALEHARQHGHWNGSLPVGERMVIVHLYEQEDAGRRHYLALFRRIEGQEDYERELQQRHAELRQAYLRLNGTQEKLLQSEKMASIGQLAAGVAHEINNPIGYVHSNLGSLQEYLRSLFTVIEAYERALRAPDPKALIPEIDDIRNRFDIDFISRDLPQLMAESREGIERVTRIVRDLKDFSYSGRDESWKLVDLHAGLESTINIIWNELKYKAELKREFGQLPLVECLPSELNQVYMNLLLNAGHAIAERGTITVRTGVDGENVWVEFEDTGGGISPELRQRIFDPFFTTKPVGSGTGLGLSISYSIINKHHGRIDLDSTPGVGSTFRLVLPIKQPR is encoded by the coding sequence GTGACCCTGTCCTCTACGTTTGTCACCGCACCGCTGCCCCCGCAGCCGGTCCTGCTTGCGCTGTTCGAGCGCATCAATGAAGGCGTGCTGCTGTTCCGCGAAGACGGAACCGTGGCCGTGGCCAATGCCACCGTACGGGCGATGCTCGGCCAGGCCGAAACCGATGGCGACGCCGAAGCCGGTTCCGGGCTGGACCCGGCGAAGTGGCTGCGCCAGTTGCTGCCGCCGGATGCGCTGGAACATGCGCGCCAGCACGGGCACTGGAACGGCAGCCTGCCGGTCGGCGAGCGCATGGTCATCGTGCACCTGTACGAGCAGGAAGATGCCGGCCGCCGCCATTACCTGGCGCTGTTCCGCCGCATCGAAGGCCAGGAAGACTACGAACGCGAACTGCAACAGCGCCATGCCGAACTGCGCCAGGCGTACCTGCGCCTGAACGGCACCCAGGAAAAGCTGCTGCAGTCCGAGAAGATGGCCTCGATCGGCCAGCTGGCCGCCGGCGTGGCGCATGAGATCAACAACCCGATCGGCTACGTGCATTCCAACCTGGGCAGCCTGCAGGAATACCTGCGCAGCCTGTTCACCGTGATCGAAGCCTACGAGCGCGCCCTGCGTGCGCCGGACCCCAAGGCGTTGATTCCGGAAATCGACGACATCCGCAACCGCTTCGACATCGACTTCATCAGCCGCGACCTGCCGCAGCTGATGGCCGAGTCGCGTGAGGGCATCGAGCGGGTGACCCGGATCGTGCGCGACCTGAAGGACTTCTCGTATTCGGGCCGCGACGAGTCGTGGAAGCTGGTCGACCTGCACGCCGGGTTGGAGTCGACCATCAACATCATCTGGAACGAGCTGAAGTACAAGGCGGAACTAAAGCGCGAATTCGGCCAGCTGCCGCTGGTGGAATGCCTGCCGTCCGAGCTCAACCAGGTCTACATGAACCTGCTGCTCAACGCCGGCCACGCCATTGCCGAACGCGGCACGATCACCGTGCGCACCGGCGTGGACGGTGAGAATGTGTGGGTGGAATTCGAAGACACCGGCGGCGGCATTTCGCCCGAGCTGCGCCAGCGCATCTTCGACCCGTTCTTCACCACCAAGCCGGTGGGGAGCGGAACGGGCCTCGGCCTTTCCATTTCATACAGCATCATCAACAAGCACCATGGTCGCATCGACCTCGACAGCACCCCGGGTGTCGGGTCGACATTCCGGTTGGTGCTGCCGATCAAGCAGCCGCGTTGA